GCTGAAATCGGGTTATATGGTTACGGGGATAGATCTGTCCGAAACATTTATAGAATACTCCCGAAGCTATAACCAGGCTTTTGAGAAGGCCAATTATTTTGTATGCGATTGCAATCATTTGGATTTTGATAATCAGTATGATATTGCGATCTGGACCGATCCGGTTGAATTAACCGGGCTGTCGGCGAACAGGATTTTCAAAGCGCTGAAATCCGGCGGCGTATTCATCTATGAAATGTGGAATGACAACTATTACAAATATCATGCGGATGATCGGCATAATGACTGTCAGACTTGGACCTGTAAAGATGGGGTTTATCGCCTGGTCCTGCACAAATATAATAGAGCAACCTGTGTTACCGAACATGAGGAAATCATATTTGACGTTCCCAATGAAACGATGATCCATAAAACGGGATTGGCGGCCAAAAATATAAACAGCCATGCCAGTATTCAAATCCTGGAGGCGGCCGGGTTTACAAATATACGATTTGTCGATTACGAGGGGCAGCCTTTTTCTACAGAGAATCAACAAATACAGCGATTTTTCATGATTGGTGAAAAATAATCATACGGCCATATACCTGCCGCCGCCCGAAGGCTGCCGCAGGTATATGGTCGTTCTGCCGTTCCGGCTAATAGCGCCAAACTATCCTCGCAGTATGTCCTCAATCTTCGCCAGTTCTTCCGCGCTTAGATCAGGCGCCGCCAGGGCGCCGACGGCGTCCTCGATCTGGCTGACCTTGCTTGCACCGATCAGCGCCGAGGTCACCTTGCCGCCGCGCAGAACCCAGGACAAGGCGAGCTGGGACATTTTCTGCCCGCGCGCCGCAGCTACTTCGTTCAGACGGCGGACCTTGCCGATCAGCTCTTCCGTGAGTTCCTTCTCGGACAGGAACACACTCGGTCCAGCCGCACGGGAATCCGGAGCGATGCCGTTCAGGTAACGGTCGGTCAGGATACCCTTCTGAAGCGGCGAGAAAGCGATCGTGCCCACGCCTTCTTCTTCGAGCACATCCTGAAGTCCATCCTCAATCCAGCGTGACAGCATGGAGTAATTCGGCTGGTGAATCAGACAAGGGGTACCGAGCCGCCGCAGAATGCGTATCGCTTCCCGGGCTTCTTCGGCGCGGTAATTGGAAATGCCGACGTAGAGCGCCTTGCCTTGACGAACGATCAGGTCCAGTGCGGCCATCGTTTCTTCAAGCGGCGTATCGGGATCGGGACGGTGATGATAGAAAATATCAACATAATCCAGGCCCATCCGTTTCAGGCTTTGATCGAGACTTGAGACGATGTATTTCTTCGAGCCCCATTCTCCGTACGGTCCCGGCCACATATAAAAACCGGCTTTGCTGGAAATGATCATCTCATCCCGGTAAGGAAGGAAATCCTTTTTCAAAATGGTTCCGAAATTCTCCTCGGCGGAGCCTGGGGGCGGCCCGTAATTATTGGCCAGGTCGAAATGCGTAATTCCCAGATCGAATGCTCTGCGGATCATGGCTCTGCCGTTCTCCAGCACGTTGATCCCGCCGAAGTTGTGCCAAAGGCCGAGCGAAATCGCCGGCAGGCGCAGGCCGCTGCGTCCGCAGCGGTTATAAGTCATGCTCTCGTATCTTTCCGTTTGTGCGGTGTACATATTATCTGTCCTCCTGCAATGAAATGGCGTCCGCCCCTAGCGGGCGAGCGGTTATTGCTGCGCTTTCATTGTAGCGGAAATGAAGAGGCGAACGAATGTCAGCAAGGGAGGAATTTATGTCATAATGTCAGATTTACATGCCTTTCCCGGTAACTCTTGGGAGAGCAGCCCTGGACTTTCTTGAACATCCGCGAGAACAGGAGAGCGTCCTCATAACCGATGGAACGGGCGATTTCTCCGATGGTGCAGTCGGTTCGAGTGAGCAGCTCGCAAGCTTTGGCCATGCGGAAACCGAGCAAATATTGGCGCGGGGGCATGCCCACAACCTGCTTAAAGAGCGCGGACACGTACTTGCGGTCAAGCTGCAGCATCTCGGACATCATTTCCATTGTGATATTCTCGCAGTAGTGAGACTGCAGGTAATGCAGGCACTTCTCTACATGCTGGTTCTTGCGTCCGTGTAGGACGGTAGCAGCGGCCGCTGCAGGAACGGTGCGGAGAAGCGCCGCCAAAAACTCGTACAGAACCGCCGTTAACTCCAGATCGAGAGCGCCGGTAGTTTGGGCCGCCTCCGTTAACCGGTCATAAACCCCGTTCATCATCTCGCCAACCATAGGAAATACGGGGTTTTCCGGCGATAGAGTTGTTCTGGACAGGAGATGCTTCGCTCGCTCTCCCGAAAAAGCGATCCAGGAGTAGTTCCACGGATCGCTCTCATCCGCGGTGTAGGCAGACACGACCTGGGGATAGGTTAAAAAAGCCTGCCTCGCGGTCAATGTATAGGAATGCCCGCCCGCAAAGACCTTTCCGGCCCCTTTATGGACAAAGTGAATTTTGTAGTAATCCCTGACACCGGGACCGAAGGAATGTCCGGGAGCGCATTGCTCGCGGCCCCAGAACATCAGATGAAGATCCGGGGAGTCCCTGAAGGGCTGTTCCGCGTTGTAATGAAAAATGGCCATGTTCTTCAGACCCCTTTCTAAAGGTTGAAGTATAGCGCCAAGCGCTTTTTCATTATACTTCAAGAGTCGCCGCAGGTCTGTAAACGCAAAAATAAAACCGGCTTTCCAAAAGGAGCCGGCGAACGATTTATGAGACCTAATCTTGTATTCGGGAACGGAAAGCTTAAGCTTCCATTTTCAGCATGACCAGTTCATCCACAGGATTGCCATCGATCAGGTGCTCCTTAACGATACGCGATACATCATCAGTGGTCACATTGTAGTACCATACTCCGTCCGGATAGACAATGAGAAACGGGCCGTTGCCGCAAAGGCCAAGACAGCTGGTCTTGTTGATCTTAACCGTCTTGTTGATTCCCTGCTCGACAAGCTCTTCCTTGAAAGCCTGCATAACGTCTTCCACATCCTGATTGTTGCAGTGCTCGCTGCAGCAAAACAGCAAATGCTTCTTTAGAACCTTGAGCCGCATGTTCATGGTTTGTGTTTTCCTCCTTGGGTTTGCGTTGCTTTTATTTACATCTTTAGCATGAAGTATAGTCCTTTTGCTTGTGTTTGTAAGGGAAAAGAGAAGAGTGTTCCGAAAGATTTAATAAATCGAAAATTACATAACTCATTGCGTTAGATATAGCGACATAACTATGACTCACAGTAGATTTTGTGACAATTTTTTATTGGAATCACCGTGTATTTCCTGTTTGAGATTTTTATCTGAGGATTCACTGTCCGGAACTGCAATTCTCAGTTTATGCCGGATTGAATTGGTTAAGTATGCAATGAACACAGAACCTAAATTTTTAAATTAAATTAGGAGGTAATCGATATGAATAAGAGGATTGTGGGCGTCTTTACGAACGAGCACGAGGCTTCTCAGGCGATCGGCGATTTAAAGAGTCATGGTTTTCGGACAGAGGATATCTCCGTTATTGCGAGAAATAAAGACGATATGAATGCAATCAGTGACGAGACGGGGACGAAGGCTCCTGAAGGAATGGCTTCCGGAGCGGCGACGGGCGGCCTGCTCGGCGGAGTAACCGGACTGCTTGCCGGCATCGGAGCGCTGGCGATCCCGGGTATTGGGCCGATCATTGCGGCCGGTCCTATTGCGGCGACATTGGCCGGAGCGGCGGTGGGCGCCGGGACCGGAGGTCTTGTCGGAGGCCTGATCGGCCTCGGCATACCGGAAGACGAAGCGGAAACGTATGACCGTTATGTCGATGAAGGCCGTATTTTGGTCATGGTCGATGCGGACACATCGCAGGTAAGTGATGTGTATGAAACGTTCCGGGCGCACAATTCGCAGAACAGTCACTATTATGGGGCGAATGATACGCTGCCCGGCGAAACGGTGACTGACGCCTCAATGAGCGATGATCCGTCAGCCGTTGATCCGACGGACGATAGAGCCGACAGATCGGTCGGGGATTCGGTGGATGCTGTATTCAATGGTTCTGGCCTGGAAGGCAAGCATGATACCGGACTGGATACGATTAATTCGAATCCGGTGAGCGCGACTTCGGCCGATATGGACGAGGACCGCAAGCTGCGTCTGCACGAAGAGCAGCTCAATGTCTCCAAGGATAAGGTGCAGACCGGCGAAGTTTCGATTCATAAAGAAGTCGTCGAGGAGCAAAAAACAATCAATGTGCCGGTAACGCATGAGGAAGTCGTGATTGAACGGCGCGCCGTGCATGACGGCTCGACAACCGAACCGATCGGCAAGGATGAAACGATCCGCATCCCGGTCAGCGAAGAGCGTGTGGAAGTGAACAAGAACACGGTTGTCACCGGCGAAGTAGGGATCGGCAAGCGGGAAGTTCAAGGAACCGAGCGGGTTCGGGACACGGTCCGCCGGGAGGAAGCCCGGGTGGATAAGACGGGCGAAGCGAAGGTAACCGGCGACAAAACCGCCGATGTGAAGAGCCGGATGGAAGAAGACGAATCCATGTTCAACAAGCGTTAAATTGACGCATGAATAATAAGAGTGGAAATAAGCTTTAACAGCAAAGAGCGGCCTCAAGCCCGAAAGGGCTCGGAGGCCGCTCTTTGCTGCGGCTGGCGACTTCTTGAAGGAGAAATCGATGATTCTTTTCTGTACGACGAAGATTTAAGCGCTTTTCAGCCGGATGCGGAGAATCCCGCCTCTGGATTTTACGGTGGAGCGGTACTCCTGTCTGCTTGTAAGCCGCTGTCTGGAGACGAAGGAAATCCGTCTGCCGGAAGGCTATGATATTCGTCCTTTTCGGTCGGAGAGCGATGCGGAAATTTGGAGCGGAGTCCGAAATGCGGGATTCGACGGACTTCAGGGCAGCGAGACCCCCGTTACACCGGAAATGGTGCTGAAGATGGCAGAGGAGGAGGATAGCCTTGAGGGCGGAATGATGATTCTTTATGACGGAGAAAATCCGGCGGGTATCGTCAGGGGAAGCGCGGACGAGTATGAGGGCTCGCCGATTATGAATATCGGTCCGCTAACTCTTCTGCCGGAGTACCAGGGAAGAGGATTGGGCCGAATTCTGCTGAGAGCCGCCTTGCAGTTTGCCAAGGAAAAAGGCTACCCGAAAGCGATTCTGTGCGTCAATGCGGAAAATGAACGGGCGAAGGCCCTGTATCTTCAGGAGGGGTTCAAGCAGGTCGAATCCGCCGTATGCTACAAATACGATTTAAACGTGTAGCCATGCATGGGATTTCCGTCCTTTGACTGTGGTGCGGGCATGAAGCTTGATGAAGGGATTGATGCGCGCAAAAAAATCCAACAAGACCTTGCCCCTCATGCCGACGGGCAGGGTCTTGTTGGATGCGGAAAAGCGGTTATAAAGAAGCGACTTTTCTTCCCGGCGAAACTTGCGGAATTTCCTTGCCCGGAAGGAAGTGGATGCTTCGGATGTAGCGGATCGTCCGGCTTTGCGCCCGCATGATGACGGAATGCGTCTCGGCGCGTTCTTTCCCGATGAAGCGGACGCCGTTCAGAAATTCGCCGGAAGTTACCCCGGTGGCGGCAAAAATGACGTCGCCCGTGCCGACCATATCGTCCATGTACAGCACGCGCGTCGGATTGGCGATGCCCATCCGCATGCAGCGCTGGAGCTCGAACGGGCCTTGCGGCAACAGTTGGCCCTGCATTTCGCCGCCAAGGCATTTCAGCGCGGCTGCGGCAAGCACGCCTTCCGGAGCGCCGCCGGACCCGAGGTACAAGTCCACGTCGCTGTCCGGCAGAGCGGCCGCGATCGCTCCGGCCACATCGCCGTGGCTGAGCAGCTGGATGCGTACTCCCGCCTGACGGAGGGTGTTAATCAGCTCCTTGTGCCGGTCACGGTCCAGTACCATAACGGTCATCTCGGACAGAGATTTGCCAAGATGATGGGAGGCTTTGGTCAGGGTAATTTCAACCGGGTCCTCAAGGCTGAGCTTGCCGGCCAGTTCGGGACCGCAGGCCAGCTTCTGCATGTAGATGTCCGGCGCATGCAGCAGGCTGCCTTTGTCAGCAATGGCGATGACCGATTGGGCGTTTTGCAGCCCGGCGGCAACGACCTCCGTTCCTTCCAGCGGATCGACAGCCACATCGACAAGCGGGCCGCGTTTGTTGCCTACTTTCTCGCCGATATACAGCATGGGGGCGTCGTCCATTTCGCCTTCGCCGATTACGACGGTCCCGTCGATGGAGACGGAATCGAACATGGAGCGAATGGCCGTTGTCGCCGCATCATCGGCGGCATCCTTATCTCCCCGGCCAATCCAGCTTGCCGAAGCCAAAGCACCCAGTTCCGTCACCCGTACAATCTCAAGAGCCAATTCGCGTTCCATAGTTAATTCCCTCCAGTCCAATATTTGAATTTCTGTATATCGGAATTATCGTCAGAGCCATAACTTCACTTTGTTGATCATGAATCCCTAGGGGTCCCCGCAAAGTACTCGGAATTTCCATCGCAGCTTCCACTTCACTTTGTGGGGTTATGATCCCTTGGGGTCCCCGCAAAGTATTCGGAATTATCGTCAGAGCCATAACTTCACTTTGTGGGGTAACTTTTAGATGTAGCCCATAATAAGTCCGGCTGTTTCTTCAATCGCCTTGTCTGTAATGTCAATTACGGGGCAGCCCAGCCGCTTGAACAGAGCTTCGCCGTATTCGATCTCTTCCTTGATGCGTTCCAGGCTTGCATACTGGGAATCGACAGGCAGCCCCAGCACCTTAAGACGCTCCGACCGGATCTTAAGCATATGCTCCGGCTCCATCGTGAGTCCGATCATCCGCTGGGGCGGAAGCTTGAACAGCTGGCCCGGCGGGCTGATCTCCGGCACGATCGGATAATTGACCACCTTCTTGCCGCGGTGGGCAAGAAAGATGCTGAGCGGCGTCTTCGAGGTACGCGACATGCCCAACAGCACGATGTCCGCTTTCAGCATGGCTCCGAGATCGCGTCCGTCGTCGGAGGCAACGGTAAATTCGATCGCCTCGATCCGCCGGAAATAATTCTCGTCCAGCTGATGCAGCAGGCCGGGTCTTTGCCGGGGCGCATCGTCGAACGTATCGATGAACGCCTGCATCATCGGCCCCATGATGTCCACGGTGCGCAGATCCAGCCGGACTGCTTCCTCGCGGATCGTCTCCCGCAGCTCCGGCTGCACCAGCGTATAAGCGACAAAGCCGTTATGTCTGGCGGCTTCCTCCATCACTTTGCGCAGCTCGTCCTCATGTCTTACATTGCCGTACCGTTTGATCGTGACACGCTGATTCTCGAATTGGTGTAAGACGGCCTGAACGACTGCTTCCGCCGTATCCCCTAAAGAATCCGAGCATATCGTAATGAAATGTGAAGGCTCATCCATGCTCTCTCGATTCCTCCCGTTATCCATTGGCTTCGGTATCGAGGAGAAGTTTTACGATGGAAGTTTTGGTCAGCCGCCCTACCACGTCCAGCTTTCCGACGGCTCCTTCTCCTTCGCAGGGGACAACCACCGGCAAACTGTCTACCTCGTGAAAAATCATTTTATGCGCGGCGTCAAGCACCGGGTCGTCAGGCCCAATCGTAATCACTTTGGGCTGGCGCGTCATCACCATGCTGACTGGCATGGATGCGGCGCCGGGATTGCCAAGGGTGACTTTCAAGAAATCTTTGCGCGAGGCGACCCCGGTCAGCTTGCCGTCCCCGTCGCAAATGATGAGTGTGCCGACATCCTGGAGGAACAGCGTAACGACCGCATCGTGAATCGTCGTCGTCTCCCGGATAATAATGGGCACGCTTTGAATATCCTTGACCTTCGTTTCCTGAAGCAGATAGCCGCTGCCAAGGCCTCGGGAGGATTTCCCGCCCGGGAAATATCCGACCTTCGGCTTGGCGTCGATATAGTCGAGCATGACCAGAAGCGAGAGGTCCGCTCGGATGGTCGGGCGGCTGAGCCGCAGGGCTTCGGCAATCATTTCGCCAGTGATTGGAGCGTTCTTTTTTACAATGTCGATAATTTGTAGTTGCCGGGACGTAAGTTCGATTGCAAATCCCTCCACTTTCCTGATGCAACAAAGCGATCCTCCGTTAGAAAAGGGCCGCCGTATTTGACTCCCCCTTCCCTTAATGCGTCATGCTTGGAAGGATAATCCCTTTCGTTGCTTATATAATACGCAATATTAATCAATAATGCAACTATTAGTACGTACTATTTCCGATTTTTTTGAAAAATGAGCAATACAACGGTAATTAATCCTCATTGTTAACCTTTTGGTGCATACGGAAACCTTGCCCTATAACGGCACTCCTGGCAAAACGTCTCTTTATAGAAGGACTGGCAATCAACTTGGCGAGCAGCTGCTTTAAGGCTCCCGCGTTGACAAGCATGGTTCCGCCGATAATCGTTATTACACCCGCCAGCGTTATCCATGAAACCGTCTCGCCGTAAAAAAGGATTCCCACACCAACCGCGATCGGCGGCGAGACGTAGAGCCAGGTGGACGGGAAGACAGGGTCCGTCTTAGCAATGAGCCAGTAGTACAGGCTGTGGCCGACCATCGAACCGACGACGGTGAGATAGAGAAAGGAACCGGCAGCCGGCCAGGAGAGCAGGAAGCCAGCGCTCGGACGCTCCGTGAACAGGGAGAGAAGCAGCATTGCCGCGCCGCCATAGATCATTTGCGCCGCATTCAGCGCGATGGGATGAACGTCCGGTAGGCGGGCGGTTACGGTCCGGGTATACAGCGTACCCGAAGCGTAGGCGCATTCCCCGATCAGAACGACGGCGCAGCCGGCAAACCAGAGCGGAGAAACATCGAGCGACAGACTGGGCAGGACAAGCAGCAGCACGCCCGTAAAGCCGACGAGACAGCCGGCCAGAGACAGGGAAGAGGCCTTTTGACGAAGCAGGAACGTCTGAAGCAGCAGAATCATCATCGGCCCGGTGGCGGAGAGGACAGCGGCAAGACCCGAGGATACATATTGCTCTGCCCAATACAGCGCGGCGAATGTGCCGAAGGTCAGCCCAAGTCCGGTGAGCGCCGTCTCTTTGCGAAGCAGCAGGGAGAAGGAAGCTTTGCGTTTCCAGCACATCCACAGCAGCAGAGCCGTTCCCGCGGCAAAAAACCGCAGTCCGGCGGAGAAAAAGGGAGGGGATCCGGCGTCAACGCCGATTTTAATCGCCAAAAAGGTGGTGCCGAAGATCAGACATACGAGGCTGTAAGCCAAAATAATCATGTTCATTGCTCCTTTGCTTATGCGCATTTTCTTTTTGTCCATCATATCCGCCTTGGAATAGAACAGATGAAATAGGGCAGAACAGATGACCGCAAAATGAGGTACAATGGATGATAACAATGAATGTGGAAAAGAGGCTTGGCAATGAACGAGTTATCCGGCAACGGGCGGCATCCGCTGTTCCGGCAGGTATATGAATATTTGACCGTCCGGATCGACCGCGGCGAGTGGCGGGCGCATGACAAGCTCCCGTCGGTCCGGCTGCTGGCTGAGGAGCTGAGGATTCACCGCTTGACCGTGTTTAAAGCCTACTGCCGGCTGAAAGAGGACGGCCGGGTGTACGTGAAGGACAAGTCCGGCTATTATGTGGCTCCCGCGGCTGTGCCCGGAGGCGCGCCGTCTACTGAGGGGAGCGCGAAAGCGGTGCCGGGATACGACTGTCCGAGCCCTATGCCGGCTCTCTCGGATATTCAGCGCATGCCGGTCAAATACCAGTTCTCCCAGGCGCTGATCGATCCCAATCTGCTGCCGAATCTGTATTTGTCCGATTATGTCAAAGAGGTGTTCGACCGGTACCCGAAAGTGATGGGCACTTACTCCGGTGTGGAGGGCGACGATGA
This region of Paenibacillus sp. URB8-2 genomic DNA includes:
- a CDS encoding class I SAM-dependent methyltransferase, coding for MKIIEEKYNRYGEKDYDISYINWGFDDLETQTMMAEKMQKLFPSGARAILDIACGISRYHQVWLKSGYMVTGIDLSETFIEYSRSYNQAFEKANYFVCDCNHLDFDNQYDIAIWTDPVELTGLSANRIFKALKSGGVFIYEMWNDNYYKYHADDRHNDCQTWTCKDGVYRLVLHKYNRATCVTEHEEIIFDVPNETMIHKTGLAAKNINSHASIQILEAAGFTNIRFVDYEGQPFSTENQQIQRFFMIGEK
- a CDS encoding aldo/keto reductase, giving the protein MYTAQTERYESMTYNRCGRSGLRLPAISLGLWHNFGGINVLENGRAMIRRAFDLGITHFDLANNYGPPPGSAEENFGTILKKDFLPYRDEMIISSKAGFYMWPGPYGEWGSKKYIVSSLDQSLKRMGLDYVDIFYHHRPDPDTPLEETMAALDLIVRQGKALYVGISNYRAEEAREAIRILRRLGTPCLIHQPNYSMLSRWIEDGLQDVLEEEGVGTIAFSPLQKGILTDRYLNGIAPDSRAAGPSVFLSEKELTEELIGKVRRLNEVAAARGQKMSQLALSWVLRGGKVTSALIGASKVSQIEDAVGALAAPDLSAEELAKIEDILRG
- a CDS encoding AraC family transcriptional regulator, encoding MAIFHYNAEQPFRDSPDLHLMFWGREQCAPGHSFGPGVRDYYKIHFVHKGAGKVFAGGHSYTLTARQAFLTYPQVVSAYTADESDPWNYSWIAFSGERAKHLLSRTTLSPENPVFPMVGEMMNGVYDRLTEAAQTTGALDLELTAVLYEFLAALLRTVPAAAAATVLHGRKNQHVEKCLHYLQSHYCENITMEMMSEMLQLDRKYVSALFKQVVGMPPRQYLLGFRMAKACELLTRTDCTIGEIARSIGYEDALLFSRMFKKVQGCSPKSYRERHVNLTL
- a CDS encoding (2Fe-2S) ferredoxin domain-containing protein; the encoded protein is MNMRLKVLKKHLLFCCSEHCNNQDVEDVMQAFKEELVEQGINKTVKINKTSCLGLCGNGPFLIVYPDGVWYYNVTTDDVSRIVKEHLIDGNPVDELVMLKMEA
- a CDS encoding YsnF/AvaK domain-containing protein yields the protein MNKRIVGVFTNEHEASQAIGDLKSHGFRTEDISVIARNKDDMNAISDETGTKAPEGMASGAATGGLLGGVTGLLAGIGALAIPGIGPIIAAGPIAATLAGAAVGAGTGGLVGGLIGLGIPEDEAETYDRYVDEGRILVMVDADTSQVSDVYETFRAHNSQNSHYYGANDTLPGETVTDASMSDDPSAVDPTDDRADRSVGDSVDAVFNGSGLEGKHDTGLDTINSNPVSATSADMDEDRKLRLHEEQLNVSKDKVQTGEVSIHKEVVEEQKTINVPVTHEEVVIERRAVHDGSTTEPIGKDETIRIPVSEERVEVNKNTVVTGEVGIGKREVQGTERVRDTVRREEARVDKTGEAKVTGDKTADVKSRMEEDESMFNKR
- a CDS encoding GNAT family N-acetyltransferase; this translates as MRRIPPLDFTVERYSCLLVSRCLETKEIRLPEGYDIRPFRSESDAEIWSGVRNAGFDGLQGSETPVTPEMVLKMAEEEDSLEGGMMILYDGENPAGIVRGSADEYEGSPIMNIGPLTLLPEYQGRGLGRILLRAALQFAKEKGYPKAILCVNAENERAKALYLQEGFKQVESAVCYKYDLNV
- the glpX gene encoding class II fructose-bisphosphatase, whose protein sequence is MERELALEIVRVTELGALASASWIGRGDKDAADDAATTAIRSMFDSVSIDGTVVIGEGEMDDAPMLYIGEKVGNKRGPLVDVAVDPLEGTEVVAAGLQNAQSVIAIADKGSLLHAPDIYMQKLACGPELAGKLSLEDPVEITLTKASHHLGKSLSEMTVMVLDRDRHKELINTLRQAGVRIQLLSHGDVAGAIAAALPDSDVDLYLGSGGAPEGVLAAAALKCLGGEMQGQLLPQGPFELQRCMRMGIANPTRVLYMDDMVGTGDVIFAATGVTSGEFLNGVRFIGKERAETHSVIMRAQSRTIRYIRSIHFLPGKEIPQVSPGRKVASL
- a CDS encoding pyruvate, water dikinase regulatory protein; the encoded protein is MDEPSHFITICSDSLGDTAEAVVQAVLHQFENQRVTIKRYGNVRHEDELRKVMEEAARHNGFVAYTLVQPELRETIREEAVRLDLRTVDIMGPMMQAFIDTFDDAPRQRPGLLHQLDENYFRRIEAIEFTVASDDGRDLGAMLKADIVLLGMSRTSKTPLSIFLAHRGKKVVNYPIVPEISPPGQLFKLPPQRMIGLTMEPEHMLKIRSERLKVLGLPVDSQYASLERIKEEIEYGEALFKRLGCPVIDITDKAIEETAGLIMGYI
- a CDS encoding helix-turn-helix transcriptional regulator; this encodes MEGFAIELTSRQLQIIDIVKKNAPITGEMIAEALRLSRPTIRADLSLLVMLDYIDAKPKVGYFPGGKSSRGLGSGYLLQETKVKDIQSVPIIIRETTTIHDAVVTLFLQDVGTLIICDGDGKLTGVASRKDFLKVTLGNPGAASMPVSMVMTRQPKVITIGPDDPVLDAAHKMIFHEVDSLPVVVPCEGEGAVGKLDVVGRLTKTSIVKLLLDTEANG
- a CDS encoding DMT family transporter — its product is MIILAYSLVCLIFGTTFLAIKIGVDAGSPPFFSAGLRFFAAGTALLLWMCWKRKASFSLLLRKETALTGLGLTFGTFAALYWAEQYVSSGLAAVLSATGPMMILLLQTFLLRQKASSLSLAGCLVGFTGVLLLVLPSLSLDVSPLWFAGCAVVLIGECAYASGTLYTRTVTARLPDVHPIALNAAQMIYGGAAMLLLSLFTERPSAGFLLSWPAAGSFLYLTVVGSMVGHSLYYWLIAKTDPVFPSTWLYVSPPIAVGVGILFYGETVSWITLAGVITIIGGTMLVNAGALKQLLAKLIASPSIKRRFARSAVIGQGFRMHQKVNNED